The Peribacillus simplex genome contains a region encoding:
- a CDS encoding MetQ/NlpA family ABC transporter substrate-binding protein, translating into MKKILLTIIVLALAIVAAACGKEEGASGGSDDVKTVKVGVSSGDTRTWEYIVDLAKEEGLNIELVTFNDYIQPNLALSEGEIDANSFQTVAYFDEFVQDQNLKLEAIGSTVIAPMGLYSKKHKDLKSLPDGATIAVPNEATNFGRALLLLQEAGLITLKEEFNGSGSLEIIKDNPKNLKIQPVAAGNTPRLLDDADASAINNNFAVEAGLTLKDSLFHESKTAKPYINIIAVKKGDADRPELQKLVELYQSKKVEAFIEKTFKGNTIPAYVSVDELVNYQDAWTKPANEK; encoded by the coding sequence ATGAAGAAAATCTTATTAACGATCATAGTATTGGCATTGGCCATCGTGGCTGCAGCATGCGGGAAAGAAGAAGGTGCATCAGGCGGTTCGGATGATGTGAAAACAGTGAAAGTCGGTGTCAGCAGCGGGGATACGAGAACATGGGAATACATTGTCGACTTAGCGAAAGAGGAAGGGCTGAATATCGAGCTGGTCACTTTCAATGATTATATCCAACCGAACCTTGCTTTAAGTGAAGGTGAAATTGATGCCAACTCATTCCAAACGGTCGCTTACTTCGATGAATTCGTTCAAGACCAAAATCTGAAATTAGAGGCCATCGGGTCGACCGTCATTGCGCCTATGGGCCTTTATTCGAAAAAACATAAAGATCTTAAAAGTCTTCCAGATGGTGCTACGATTGCCGTTCCGAATGAAGCAACAAACTTTGGCCGTGCCTTACTTCTTCTTCAGGAAGCTGGATTGATTACATTGAAAGAGGAATTCAATGGATCGGGATCATTGGAAATCATTAAGGATAATCCGAAAAACTTGAAAATCCAGCCTGTTGCTGCCGGAAATACGCCGCGTCTATTGGATGATGCCGATGCTTCAGCCATCAATAATAACTTTGCCGTCGAAGCGGGCCTTACTTTAAAAGATTCATTATTCCATGAAAGTAAAACGGCGAAACCATATATTAATATCATTGCAGTTAAAAAGGGAGATGCCGATCGTCCTGAGCTGCAAAAATTAGTGGAGCTTTATCAATCGAAAAAAGTGGAAGCGTTCATTGAAAAAACGTTTAAAGGAAACACCATTCCTGCATATGTTTCTGTAGATGAATTAGTCAATTACCAGGATGCTTGGACAAAACCAGCAAATGAAAAATAA
- a CDS encoding Fur-regulated basic protein FbpA, with protein MRKGVEERRKALIYKLMIHTVNKSVEQLMKLTLKELETEYKKVQNDCHPHSDAGSIQWINAKRH; from the coding sequence ATGAGGAAGGGCGTGGAAGAAAGGCGGAAGGCATTGATCTATAAACTTATGATCCATACTGTAAATAAAAGTGTGGAACAGCTGATGAAGTTAACTTTAAAAGAATTGGAAACAGAGTATAAAAAGGTTCAAAATGACTGTCATCCCCATAGTGATGCGGGTTCGATACAATGGATCAATGCAAAGCGGCATTAG
- a CDS encoding VOC family protein, whose product MKSINSPIYPKVNNVFIHVKDLKKSAGWYCNLLGIPHNSDAVESPVYNIPITYETGLTLDDHTFDPDFRFEPSSHVLFNFYVKDIDEAYTFIKGNNISIVKEIERIGDFAYFNFQDPDGNVLMICNG is encoded by the coding sequence ATGAAATCAATAAATTCTCCTATTTATCCTAAAGTTAACAATGTTTTCATTCATGTTAAAGATTTAAAGAAATCAGCTGGATGGTATTGTAATCTCCTTGGCATTCCTCATAATAGTGATGCTGTAGAATCTCCTGTTTACAATATTCCTATAACATATGAAACTGGATTAACGTTAGACGACCATACATTTGATCCTGATTTTAGATTCGAACCATCCAGCCATGTATTGTTTAATTTTTACGTAAAGGATATAGACGAAGCCTATACATTCATTAAGGGTAATAACATATCTATTGTTAAAGAAATAGAGCGTATTGGGGATTTCGCATATTTTAACTTTCAAGATCCTGATGGTAATGTACTTATGATTTGTAATGGTTAA
- a CDS encoding dienelactone hydrolase family protein: MLHIQKNSDTVIIVIHEIYGLNQHMQGYCELLSKQGFDVICPNLLERETPFDYSQEEAAYRHFMENVGFMGALHKIKDILSDIEDEYQKIFILGFSAGATVAWLCSEEECVDGIVGYYGSRIRNYAELAPQCPALLFFPLEEPSFNVDELISALEIENVEIHKFNGEHGFSDPYNSKYHAESAQAAVSKMMKFFMDHEHSA; encoded by the coding sequence ATGCTGCACATTCAGAAAAATTCCGATACTGTCATCATCGTCATTCACGAAATATATGGACTGAACCAACATATGCAGGGTTATTGTGAGTTATTATCAAAACAGGGTTTTGATGTGATTTGTCCGAATTTGTTAGAACGGGAGACGCCTTTTGATTATTCCCAAGAGGAGGCTGCGTATCGGCATTTTATGGAGAACGTAGGTTTCATGGGCGCTTTACATAAAATAAAGGATATATTATCGGATATTGAAGATGAATACCAAAAGATTTTTATCCTTGGATTCAGTGCAGGGGCAACTGTAGCATGGCTGTGCAGTGAGGAAGAGTGTGTCGATGGAATAGTTGGATACTACGGTTCGCGTATTAGGAATTATGCAGAATTAGCTCCACAATGCCCTGCACTGCTATTTTTCCCACTGGAAGAGCCTTCATTTAATGTGGACGAGTTAATTTCGGCTTTGGAAATAGAGAATGTCGAAATTCATAAATTCAATGGAGAACACGGATTCAGTGACCCTTACAATTCAAAATATCATGCAGAATCAGCACAAGCAGCCGTTAGCAAAATGATGAAATTCTTTATGGATCATGAACATTCCGCCTAA
- a CDS encoding undecaprenyl-diphosphatase has protein sequence MDFFELNIHVFRMINDLGKQYDYLNPSAIFIAEYMVFFLALAVIVIWFTRSEQSRMMVVCGMVTFVIAEMMGKMAGKLHSNNQPFAELTNVNKLIEKAVDNSFPSDHTILFFSFCVSFWLFKRGWWLLWIMLAFLVGISRIWVGVHFPADVLAGAILSTISGLAVYLVVPKIGLIHKLLGGYERYEQMVLSPLTKPKEKKAKDL, from the coding sequence ATGGATTTTTTTGAGCTGAATATCCATGTATTTAGGATGATCAATGACTTAGGGAAACAATACGATTATTTAAACCCTTCTGCCATTTTCATTGCCGAGTACATGGTATTTTTCTTGGCTTTAGCAGTCATCGTAATATGGTTCACTCGAAGTGAACAGAGTAGAATGATGGTTGTTTGTGGGATGGTTACATTTGTAATAGCTGAAATGATGGGAAAAATGGCAGGGAAATTGCATTCAAACAATCAGCCATTTGCTGAATTGACCAATGTTAATAAGTTAATTGAAAAAGCAGTGGATAATTCATTTCCAAGCGACCATACCATCTTGTTTTTCTCGTTTTGCGTTTCCTTTTGGCTTTTCAAAAGAGGGTGGTGGTTGTTATGGATCATGCTGGCTTTCCTGGTTGGCATTTCCCGTATTTGGGTAGGCGTCCACTTTCCGGCGGATGTGCTGGCAGGAGCTATCCTGAGCACCATTTCAGGATTGGCGGTTTACCTTGTTGTTCCTAAAATAGGTTTGATTCATAAATTATTAGGGGGTTATGAGAGATATGAACAAATGGTTCTATCCCCGTTAACAAAACCGAAGGAAAAAAAAGCAAAGGATTTATAA
- a CDS encoding TIGR00730 family Rossman fold protein yields the protein MKSLAVFCGSSKGASAVYVEEAKKLGAELAKRSITLVYGGSSVGIMGAVADSVLEAGGKVIGVMPDFLEKKEIAHKSLTELIVVESMHERKAKMAELADGFMALPGGPGTLEEFFEIFTWAQLGLHQKPCGLLNINHYYDPLVALFNHMSDEQFLHEKFRSMALVDVDPKGLLDQFNTYEPPTVKTFITEKQT from the coding sequence TTGAAAAGTCTAGCTGTATTTTGTGGATCAAGCAAAGGTGCATCTGCTGTCTATGTAGAAGAGGCTAAAAAACTGGGTGCAGAACTGGCAAAACGTAGTATTACCCTTGTCTACGGGGGCTCAAGTGTAGGAATCATGGGTGCAGTTGCAGATTCCGTTCTGGAGGCAGGCGGAAAAGTAATTGGAGTCATGCCAGATTTTCTAGAAAAAAAAGAAATAGCGCATAAGAGCTTAACCGAACTGATCGTCGTGGAATCCATGCATGAAAGAAAAGCAAAAATGGCTGAGCTTGCAGATGGGTTCATGGCTTTGCCAGGCGGGCCAGGAACATTGGAAGAATTCTTTGAGATTTTCACTTGGGCTCAGCTTGGTCTTCATCAAAAACCTTGCGGACTCTTGAATATCAATCACTATTATGATCCTTTGGTCGCTTTATTCAATCATATGTCCGACGAACAGTTCCTGCATGAAAAATTCCGTTCCATGGCACTGGTAGATGTTGATCCAAAAGGACTTCTTGATCAATTTAATACATATGAACCGCCAACCGTAAAAACTTTCATTACCGAAAAACAAACCTGA
- the fabZ gene encoding 3-hydroxyacyl-ACP dehydratase FabZ, which produces MIDIQEIKDIIRHRYPFLLVDGVLELEEGKRAVAIKNVTANEEFFAGHFPNYPVMPGVLIVEALAQVSAVVMLTKEENKGRIGLLAGIDGCRFKKQVRPGDQLRLEVEITRLKGPIGKGKGRATVDGQTVCETELVFAFGD; this is translated from the coding sequence TTGATTGATATCCAAGAAATCAAAGACATTATCAGGCATCGCTATCCATTTCTTTTAGTTGATGGAGTACTGGAATTGGAAGAAGGAAAGAGGGCGGTGGCCATTAAAAATGTAACAGCAAATGAAGAGTTTTTTGCTGGTCACTTTCCAAATTACCCAGTGATGCCAGGTGTATTGATCGTGGAGGCTTTAGCGCAGGTAAGTGCTGTTGTCATGCTTACAAAAGAAGAAAATAAAGGGCGGATCGGGCTTTTGGCTGGAATCGATGGATGTCGCTTTAAAAAGCAAGTAAGGCCAGGGGACCAATTACGTTTAGAAGTAGAGATTACTCGCTTGAAAGGTCCTATCGGTAAAGGAAAAGGAAGGGCAACTGTCGACGGACAAACTGTATGCGAGACAGAGCTCGTATTTGCTTTTGGTGATTGA
- a CDS encoding NUDIX hydrolase has translation MVIPIKKAYGYVTRINNGKTQVLVFQHPIKEAGIQIPKGTVKPQEDAYQAVIREMKEETGLENFHVEELIAEDFWENADGAIHNRYFYQLSVYNVPDEWDHQPTGGGDEEGLTFHFFWISSEHEVQLSKGHGDYLNLIFT, from the coding sequence ATGGTGATACCGATAAAAAAGGCTTACGGGTATGTGACAAGAATCAATAATGGAAAAACACAGGTATTGGTTTTTCAACATCCCATTAAGGAAGCGGGTATACAGATACCAAAGGGAACAGTGAAGCCTCAAGAAGATGCTTACCAAGCAGTGATTAGGGAAATGAAAGAAGAAACAGGTCTGGAAAATTTTCATGTGGAAGAATTAATTGCGGAAGATTTTTGGGAGAACGCCGACGGTGCCATACATAATAGATATTTTTATCAATTAAGTGTATACAATGTTCCTGATGAATGGGACCATCAGCCAACGGGTGGAGGAGATGAAGAGGGGCTGACATTCCATTTCTTCTGGATTTCATCCGAACATGAAGTGCAGCTCAGTAAAGGGCATGGAGATTATTTAAACCTGATATTTACCTAA
- a CDS encoding Fur-regulated basic protein FbpA, giving the protein MGILLRKAIEKKRNFLINKLINKGVYKKNDIHLFELTLTDLENEYIKISKIEEKESDDHSPCLRIHFI; this is encoded by the coding sequence ATGGGGATATTATTACGCAAAGCGATTGAGAAAAAAAGAAACTTCCTGATCAACAAGTTGATTAACAAGGGAGTTTATAAAAAGAATGACATCCATCTATTTGAATTGACCTTAACCGATTTAGAGAATGAATATATTAAAATAAGTAAAATCGAGGAGAAGGAATCCGACGATCATTCCCCCTGTCTAAGGATACATTTCATATAA
- a CDS encoding NUDIX hydrolase, whose protein sequence is MFKYTVCFVKKNDELLMLNREKAPIMGVWNGVGGKIEKGETPDIGARREVLEETGIEVGTFFSKGTVTWETPEGKLDGIYVYLYMADADLIYETPKKTREGILDWKSIDWILHPLNLGIAEMVAQYLPVLLKQEGNHAFTYKNGQTYIS, encoded by the coding sequence ATGTTTAAGTATACGGTTTGTTTTGTAAAGAAGAATGATGAACTTCTCATGCTTAATCGGGAGAAAGCTCCTATTATGGGTGTTTGGAACGGGGTGGGGGGCAAAATCGAGAAAGGTGAAACACCTGATATAGGTGCCCGGCGTGAGGTATTAGAGGAAACGGGCATAGAGGTAGGAACCTTTTTTTCTAAAGGAACGGTAACCTGGGAAACTCCAGAAGGTAAATTGGATGGAATATATGTATATTTGTATATGGCAGATGCAGATTTAATATATGAAACACCGAAAAAAACGCGGGAAGGCATTCTTGATTGGAAATCCATTGATTGGATACTTCATCCGCTTAATCTCGGAATTGCCGAGATGGTCGCGCAGTATTTGCCGGTTTTATTGAAACAAGAAGGAAACCATGCATTCACTTACAAAAATGGCCAGACATATATTTCATGA
- a CDS encoding methionine ABC transporter permease, protein MEITADQLLTAFGDTLYMVAISLVFSALIGLPLGILLVITRKGHILENKWVFNVLNPIINILRSVPFIILLVAVIPLTRMIVGSAIGMNAAIVPLIFYAAPYIARLVENSLLEVDKGIIEAAQAMGATTWQIIYRFLIPEGLSSLILTFTTATIGLVGSTAMAGAVGAGGVGDLALAYGYQRFDTMTMIVTVAALVIIVQLLQSTGNFISRKIRRR, encoded by the coding sequence ATGGAAATAACGGCAGACCAGCTGTTGACAGCTTTCGGTGACACACTTTATATGGTAGCCATCTCATTGGTATTCTCCGCATTGATTGGGCTTCCGCTCGGTATCCTGCTTGTCATTACAAGAAAGGGTCATATCTTGGAGAATAAATGGGTCTTTAATGTATTGAACCCGATCATCAATATATTGCGTTCGGTTCCTTTCATCATCTTGCTTGTAGCAGTTATTCCGCTTACCAGAATGATTGTAGGCAGTGCGATCGGAATGAATGCGGCCATTGTTCCGCTAATCTTTTACGCGGCTCCTTATATTGCCCGGCTTGTGGAGAACTCCCTGTTGGAAGTGGACAAAGGGATCATCGAGGCAGCTCAGGCGATGGGGGCGACGACATGGCAAATCATTTATCGCTTTTTGATTCCCGAGGGACTTAGTTCGTTGATCCTTACATTTACAACAGCGACAATCGGGCTTGTTGGATCTACGGCCATGGCAGGTGCCGTCGGGGCAGGCGGGGTCGGAGATCTAGCTTTGGCTTACGGTTATCAAAGGTTCGATACGATGACGATGATCGTCACAGTGGCGGCGCTCGTGATCATCGTTCAATTATTGCAATCCACCGGGAATTTTATTTCAAGAAAAATCAGAAGAAGATAA
- a CDS encoding histidine phosphatase family protein has protein sequence MQILIIRHGESEDDFLEENYEGTTDLPLTIKGIEQVEKMCRRVSKEFPPEFIWSSTLLRASKTAGTLSTAINCPVTFLEDLREMQGRENHLDFRLRAQSVLSYIRENSANYKRIAIISHGGMITKMIESFLQLPPAIHDVWFNSHNTGIHLLEYTDHPYKLIRFLNSTTHLEYS, from the coding sequence TTGCAGATACTAATAATTCGGCATGGTGAGTCAGAAGACGATTTTCTAGAAGAAAATTATGAAGGAACTACTGATTTACCCCTAACTATTAAGGGAATTGAACAAGTTGAAAAAATGTGCAGACGTGTATCCAAAGAGTTTCCACCAGAATTCATATGGTCAAGCACCTTGCTTCGTGCTAGTAAAACTGCCGGAACTTTATCAACTGCCATTAACTGTCCCGTAACATTCCTGGAAGATTTACGAGAGATGCAGGGTCGGGAGAATCATTTAGATTTTAGATTACGAGCTCAAAGTGTACTTTCTTATATTAGAGAAAACAGTGCAAATTATAAACGGATTGCCATTATATCCCATGGAGGGATGATTACTAAAATGATTGAAAGCTTTCTTCAATTACCACCCGCCATTCATGATGTGTGGTTCAATTCTCATAATACAGGAATACATCTTCTTGAGTATACTGATCATCCATACAAACTTATAAGATTTTTAAATAGTACTACGCATCTGGAATATAGCTAA
- a CDS encoding M20 family metallopeptidase, with translation MARELVQKQHQQIIEDHIDLHSKLYIETSQAIHAKSEIGNQEFFASDTLTGILRNEGFEVTRNIAGHETGFIAKKASSKKGPTIAFLAEYDALPGLGHACGHNIIGTTSVAAGISLAQVLEETGGEVIVFGTPAEEGGPNGSAKGSFVKHGLFDGVDAAILIHPGGQTRITSPFLAVDPLDFHFYGKSAHAAAAPEEGVNALDAVIQLFNGINALRQQLPAEVKIHGIITNGGEAPNIIPEYASARFYIRAATWKLCQEVSNKIRAVAEGAALATGSTVKVERFQNEVLDFVINPVLDELLKEELAQLGEAVGPRKESGYGSTDAGNVSHVVPTAHPYIKIGHDELIAHTNEFRDCAKSPAGDKAILTGAKALALTGYKLISDQDLLDKVKAAFHEAKQK, from the coding sequence ATGGCGAGAGAATTAGTACAGAAGCAGCATCAGCAAATCATTGAAGATCACATCGACCTTCATTCCAAATTATATATCGAAACGAGTCAAGCCATTCATGCCAAATCGGAAATTGGGAATCAAGAATTCTTCGCTTCGGATACATTAACCGGAATACTTCGCAATGAAGGGTTTGAAGTGACCCGCAATATTGCCGGGCATGAAACAGGATTCATCGCCAAAAAAGCCTCTTCAAAGAAAGGACCCACGATTGCCTTTTTAGCCGAGTATGATGCATTGCCGGGTTTAGGTCATGCTTGCGGCCATAATATCATCGGCACAACGAGTGTTGCAGCAGGCATTTCCTTGGCTCAAGTGCTGGAGGAAACGGGCGGAGAGGTGATTGTTTTCGGAACACCGGCAGAAGAGGGCGGGCCGAATGGAAGCGCAAAAGGCAGCTTTGTGAAGCACGGTCTATTTGATGGGGTTGATGCGGCCATCCTTATCCATCCTGGCGGGCAAACGCGTATCACAAGTCCATTTTTGGCAGTCGACCCCCTTGATTTTCATTTTTACGGGAAGTCTGCACATGCAGCAGCTGCGCCTGAAGAAGGCGTGAACGCACTTGATGCGGTGATTCAGCTGTTCAATGGCATTAATGCTTTGCGCCAGCAGCTCCCAGCCGAGGTCAAAATCCACGGAATCATCACCAATGGCGGGGAAGCGCCTAACATCATTCCTGAATATGCTTCCGCCAGGTTTTACATTAGAGCAGCAACATGGAAACTTTGCCAAGAAGTATCCAATAAAATCCGTGCCGTTGCCGAAGGGGCAGCACTTGCCACAGGAAGTACGGTTAAAGTTGAACGTTTCCAAAATGAAGTACTCGATTTTGTCATTAATCCAGTCCTGGATGAACTGTTAAAAGAAGAACTTGCTCAATTAGGGGAAGCAGTGGGTCCTCGAAAAGAGAGTGGCTATGGTTCGACGGATGCTGGTAATGTAAGCCATGTAGTGCCGACAGCACATCCTTACATAAAAATTGGCCATGATGAGCTGATTGCCCATACGAATGAATTCCGCGACTGTGCCAAATCCCCTGCTGGAGACAAAGCCATCCTGACCGGAGCAAAAGCCCTTGCACTTACAGGTTATAAATTGATTTCTGATCAAGACCTGTTGGATAAAGTGAAAGCAGCATTTCATGAAGCAAAGCAAAAATAA